From Spea bombifrons isolate aSpeBom1 chromosome 6, aSpeBom1.2.pri, whole genome shotgun sequence, a single genomic window includes:
- the LOC128500506 gene encoding olfactory receptor 5V1-like produces the protein MGGHWKNCTEHPEFHLVAFSRSVKLQFTLFSGTLLVYMLAIVGNIVITILVCLVPQLHTPMYAFLCNLSVQDIIYVSAILPKFLVITITGDTRISFLGCITQMFLFVFCVGTEFLLLTSMAYDRYVAICIPLHYALIMSRRTCIILAAVSWLIGFLDSLAQSWMVVDLACYSIQDINHFYCDLKAMIKLSSSDTKVIRTFLSVVCVVLGFLPFMLILTSYAFIISTIVKIRTTTGRVKAFSSCSSHLIVVILFYGTSLVSYMKPESEASQEEDKLLSLIYTAVVPMLNPIVYSLRNQEVLRSIKNIGRKCSTCKLGLPG, from the coding sequence ATGGGTGGCCATTGGAAGAATTGTACTGAGCACCCTGAATTTCACCTTGTAGCCTTTTCCAGGTCTGTCAAATTACAATTCACCCTCTTTTCTGGGACTTTATTGGTTTACATGTTGGCTATTGTCGGAAACATTGTTATCACTATACTTGTCTGTTTGGTGCCCCAACTCCACACGCCTATGTACGCCTTCCTGTGCAATCTCTCTGTCCaagacattatttatgtatccgCCATTTTACCAAAGTTTTTGGTTATTACAATAACAGGTGACACGAGGATTTCATTTCTGGGTTGTATTACTCAGATGTTCCTGTTTGTATTCTGTGTTGGAACTGAATTTTTATTGTTGACGTCAATGGCCTACGATCGCTATGTGGCTATATGCATTCCCCTGCACTACGCCCTCATTATGAGCAGAAGAACATGCATAATCTTAGCTGCTGTCTCCTGGCTTATTGGCTTTTTGGATTCACTAGCGCAGTCATGGATGGTTGTTGATCTAGCATGCTACAGTATTCAAGACATCAATCATTTCTACTGTGACCTCAAAGCGATGATAAAGCTTTCAAGCAGTGACACCAAAGTAATTCGGACTTTTTTATCAGTAGTTTGTGTAGTTTTGGGATTTCTTCCTTTTATGTTGATATTGACCTCTTATGCATTTATCATATCCACCATTGTAAAGATCCGGACCACAACAGGACGGGTCAAGGCCTTTTCTAGCTGTTCTTCCCATCTCATCGTTGTTATATTATTCTATGGGACATCTCTAGTATCCTATATGAAGCCAGAGTCTGAAGCCTCTCAAGAAGAAGACAAACTGCTCTCCTTGATATACACGGCAGTGGTTCCTATGTTAAATCCTATTGTCTACAGTCTGAGAAACCAAGAAGTTCTGAGATCCATAAAGAACATAGGAAGGAAATGCTCAACGTGTAAGCTAGGCTTACCAGGCTAA
- the LOC128500508 gene encoding ficolin-1-like yields MHTWGFSGFHPEPPRRSIAFRCNLTSSDILACEALFVQSNDDSTCFLADPEALTILRGCPGTPGIPGQKGDAGPPGEKGPAGSPGVAGPPGQKGERGLPGLVGEKGEKGDPGTSQSVNDAKDCKELLKKGLIMSDWYTISPDGKQPLKVLCDMHTDGGGWIVFQRRYDGSVDFFQGWNSYKTGFGNRLSEFWLGNDNLHMLTSSGTWELRVDLQDFENTNYFAKYTSFKVLGESEKYKLILGSFKEGNAGNSLGFHNNMKFSTKDQDNDLSGNNLAQLYKGAWWYNTGQSSNLNGLYLPGKTSSEGVNWFHGKKSFYSYKYSEIKIRPV; encoded by the exons ATGCATACCTGGGGATTCTCTGGTTTTCACCCGGAGCCTCCCAGGAGAAGCATTGCTTTTAGGTGCAATCTTACTAGCAGCGATATCCTTGCCTGTGAAGCcctttttgtgcaaagcaatgatGACAGCACGTGTTTCCTGGCAG ACCCTGAAGCATTGACAATCCTAAGGGGGTGCCCAGGGACCCCAGGAATTCCAGGCCAGAAAGGAGACGCAGGTCCACCAGGGGAAAAAG GACCTGCAGGCAGTCCAGGAGTGGCAGGGCCACCAGGACAAAAAG GAGAACGCGGTTTGCCAGGACTTGTAGGGGAAAAAG GAGAAAAGGGAGATCCTGGAACCTCTCAATCAGTAAATG ATGCCAAAGATTGTAAAGAGCTGTTGAAAAAGGGGTTAATCATGAGTGATTGGTACACGATATCCCCAGATGGCAAGCAGCCCCTGAAGGTGCTCTGCGACATGCACACTGATGGAGGAGGTTGGATT GTTTTCCAGAGACGTTACGATGGGTCAGTGGACTTCTTCCAAGGCTGGAATTCCTATAAGACAGGGTTTGGCAACCGGCTGAGCGAATTTTGGTTGGGGAATGATAATCTTCACATGTTAACATCTTCAG GAACATGGGAGCTTCGTGTGGATCTACAAGACTTTGAAAATACAAACTACTTTGCCAAATATACATCATTTAAGGTTTTGGGAGAATCGGAGAAATACAAGTTGATACTGGGATCCTTCAAGGAGGGTAATGCAG GAAACTCGCTAGGATTTCACAACAACATGAAGTTTTCTACCAAGGACCAGGACAATGACCTAAGCGGTAACAACCTGGCGCAGTTGTACAAAGGAGCCTGGTGGTACAACACAGGACAATCTTCAAACCTCAACGGCTTGTATCTTCCAGGGAAGACAAGTTCTGAGGGAGTCAATTGGTTTCATGGCAAGAAGAGTTTTTACTCCTacaaatattctgaaataaagATCAGACCTGTGTAA